A stretch of the Thiocystis violascens DSM 198 genome encodes the following:
- a CDS encoding DUF2333 family protein — MDVHESRKKPALTKKVTQVVTLYDPRVWKEKGFWWTIGLFLVTYFVVVAILGIVWSHSPARFDVREQALSLVDNDTTKLVTGTATAATAIRIAETLLDKPGGYLTNDMTPPGIYLDNIPNWEFGALTELRDLSDSLRNDFSRAQSQSAEDKDLQIAQPQFNYNSDSWILPSTESEYRKGVDALYRYFNRLTDNNALDGQFFARSDNLAVYLQTVEKRLGSLAQRLSYAVGQAHLNTDLAGDPSARQSKPAPDLASTKTPWLQIDDIFFEARGYTWALLHTLQALEIDFESVLKDKNALVSLKQIARELQNTQNPIWSPMILNGTGFGPMGNHSLVMASYISRANAAIADLRALLQQG; from the coding sequence ATGGATGTTCATGAATCCCGGAAAAAGCCCGCATTGACCAAGAAGGTCACCCAAGTCGTGACGCTCTACGATCCCCGCGTCTGGAAAGAGAAAGGGTTCTGGTGGACCATCGGTCTGTTCCTGGTCACCTACTTCGTCGTCGTGGCGATCCTGGGGATTGTCTGGTCCCATTCGCCCGCCAGGTTCGACGTGCGCGAACAGGCGTTGTCCTTGGTCGATAACGACACAACCAAGCTGGTGACAGGCACCGCCACGGCCGCGACGGCCATCCGCATCGCCGAGACCCTGCTGGATAAGCCAGGCGGTTATCTCACCAATGACATGACCCCGCCCGGAATCTATCTAGACAATATCCCGAACTGGGAATTCGGCGCTCTGACCGAACTGCGCGACCTCTCGGACTCGCTGCGCAATGACTTTAGTCGCGCCCAGTCTCAATCGGCCGAGGACAAAGATCTGCAGATCGCGCAGCCCCAGTTCAATTACAACTCCGACTCCTGGATCCTGCCGTCGACCGAGTCCGAATATCGCAAGGGTGTCGATGCGCTCTATCGCTACTTCAACCGGCTCACCGACAACAATGCGCTGGACGGGCAGTTTTTCGCGCGTTCCGATAATCTGGCCGTCTATCTCCAGACGGTCGAGAAGCGTTTGGGCAGTCTGGCCCAGCGACTCTCCTATGCGGTCGGTCAGGCCCATTTGAATACGGATCTGGCCGGCGACCCCAGCGCCCGACAGTCGAAGCCGGCCCCGGATCTAGCGAGCACCAAAACGCCCTGGCTCCAGATCGACGATATCTTTTTCGAGGCGCGCGGCTATACCTGGGCGCTGTTGCACACCCTTCAGGCGTTGGAGATCGATTTCGAGTCGGTGCTGAAGGACAAGAATGCGCTGGTGTCGCTGAAGCAGATCGCCCGCGAGTTGCAGAACACCCAGAATCCGATCTGGAGCCCGATGATTCTCAATGGCACCGGCTTCGGGCCGATGGGCAATCACTCGCTGGTGATGGCGTCCTATATCTCGCGGGCCAATGCCGCGATCGCCGATCTGCGCGCGTTGTTGCAGCAGGGTTAA
- a CDS encoding DUF2934 domain-containing protein, whose amino-acid sequence MADDKIVTKKTAAKKTAQKKAADPKPAVGRAEATVEKPAATQPSARKTTVPAATAKKAPIAKKAPAEKAVSKTTATRTTEAARPKAKPAADDSSVSLKGIANVSAEARQKMIADAAYFKAEKRHRASTPEEQAQDWIEAEHEIDEIINRAKTMTST is encoded by the coding sequence ATGGCTGATGACAAAATCGTAACCAAGAAAACGGCAGCCAAAAAAACGGCTCAGAAAAAAGCGGCGGACCCGAAGCCGGCTGTCGGTCGCGCGGAAGCGACAGTGGAAAAGCCTGCGGCCACTCAACCGAGCGCGCGGAAGACGACCGTGCCTGCCGCGACCGCCAAGAAGGCGCCCATCGCCAAAAAGGCTCCCGCCGAAAAAGCCGTCTCTAAAACCACGGCCACGAGAACGACGGAAGCCGCCAGGCCCAAGGCAAAACCAGCCGCCGACGACAGTTCGGTCAGCCTCAAGGGAATCGCGAATGTCTCGGCCGAGGCCCGTCAAAAAATGATCGCCGACGCGGCTTATTTCAAAGCAGAAAAACGCCATCGCGCGTCGACTCCCGAGGAACAGGCACAGGATTGGATCGAAGCGGAACACGAGATCGACGAAATCATCAATCGCGCAAAAACCATGACGAGCACGTAA
- a CDS encoding DUF3334 family protein yields the protein MKKPKTISTDDILVMLCNSVRKVLSAATKTQISYSPMVQRITRTCLRPDIGCFVLFDGGFSGLVIINFSSQSAMELYRAYMLSMGMPESELATQHTSEEVGNMLGELMNQIVGDFTGNVGHELQVCINQNQPKMLTINKEVMVSIDTNLDRAQSRRVAFSTARRNVFYMELAMDKTEFIKLHDFELEEVDPDRIVDEQARQNESLADPQSLVDLALLDELGL from the coding sequence TTGAAAAAGCCAAAAACGATATCGACCGATGACATCCTGGTGATGTTGTGCAATTCCGTGCGAAAGGTACTCTCCGCGGCAACCAAGACCCAGATCAGCTATTCCCCGATGGTGCAGCGGATCACGCGCACCTGCCTGAGGCCCGATATCGGCTGTTTCGTGCTGTTCGACGGCGGTTTTTCCGGCTTGGTCATCATCAACTTCTCGTCGCAGTCCGCCATGGAACTCTACCGCGCCTACATGCTCTCCATGGGCATGCCGGAGTCCGAGCTGGCTACCCAGCATACGTCCGAGGAGGTCGGCAACATGCTCGGTGAGCTGATGAATCAGATCGTGGGCGATTTCACCGGCAATGTCGGTCATGAATTGCAGGTCTGCATCAATCAGAATCAGCCGAAGATGCTCACCATCAACAAGGAGGTCATGGTCAGCATCGATACCAATCTGGATCGCGCCCAGTCGCGTCGCGTCGCCTTCAGCACGGCGCGTCGCAATGTTTTTTACATGGAACTGGCGATGGACAAGACCGAGTTCATCAAGCTGCACGATTTCGAGCTGGAAGAAGTGGATCCCGACAGAATCGTCGATGAGCAGGCCCGGCAGAACGAGTCGCTCGCGGATCCCCAATCGCTCGTCGATCTGGCGCTGCTGGATGAGTTGGGCCTGTAG
- a CDS encoding glycoside hydrolase family 57, whose translation MIAHHALVLNLHQPPGNLQDLLEHQTWEAKEILFALDRIPRSLWGQEAHARVHLSLSGTLLETLSDPAFQQRVYGIVDCGSLLWHLQNQSLFEVLGTGYYHPVLPLIPEADRQEHLRRWLGIAHHLLWRPRFQGFWPPEMGFSMELIPLLRAFGYRYVLVDSEHIEPVTEMSWQEARYRPHIARYGDDEITVIVRDRELSDAQESGMDLDWFLAEVAERTKWCDFPPLVTTCTDGENGGWFRNVTEGANFWSVFYRPLLERVAAGESGVVPTFISDYLDTHGAHGEVRVRTGAWNTGWHHGRDFTQWTGSERQRRALADFSLVSRSVHDARWFAGERGLTEGPHAEAIADALGSLLRAETSCNLYWGEDWVPRAEADLTASRAALARIGVAVGSTSEDTAPVGAEPPAADAPVSESPVLPETSVDAEDAGIAITSKTLDAPATPSSDQLSH comes from the coding sequence ATGATTGCTCACCACGCACTCGTGCTCAATCTCCATCAGCCCCCCGGTAATCTCCAGGATCTTCTGGAGCACCAGACCTGGGAAGCCAAGGAGATCCTGTTCGCCCTCGATCGCATTCCGCGCAGTCTTTGGGGCCAGGAGGCCCACGCCCGCGTCCATCTTTCCCTGTCCGGAACCCTGCTGGAGACCCTGTCGGATCCGGCGTTTCAACAGCGGGTCTATGGCATCGTGGACTGCGGGTCGCTGCTCTGGCACTTGCAGAATCAATCGCTGTTCGAGGTGCTCGGCACTGGCTATTACCATCCGGTGCTGCCCCTGATCCCCGAGGCCGACCGCCAGGAGCATCTGCGGCGCTGGCTCGGGATCGCCCATCATCTGCTCTGGCGTCCACGCTTCCAGGGCTTCTGGCCGCCCGAGATGGGGTTCTCGATGGAACTCATCCCGCTGCTGCGCGCCTTTGGGTATCGCTATGTCCTGGTCGACAGCGAGCATATCGAGCCAGTGACCGAGATGAGTTGGCAGGAGGCCCGCTATCGTCCGCACATCGCCCGCTACGGAGACGACGAAATCACCGTCATCGTGCGTGATCGCGAACTCTCGGACGCCCAGGAATCCGGCATGGATCTGGACTGGTTCCTCGCCGAGGTCGCCGAGCGCACCAAATGGTGCGATTTCCCGCCGCTGGTGACAACCTGCACCGATGGCGAGAATGGCGGCTGGTTCCGCAACGTGACCGAAGGGGCCAATTTCTGGAGCGTCTTTTATCGGCCGCTGCTGGAGCGCGTCGCCGCCGGCGAGTCGGGGGTTGTACCCACCTTTATCAGCGACTATCTCGACACCCATGGCGCGCATGGCGAGGTGCGGGTGCGCACCGGCGCCTGGAATACCGGTTGGCACCATGGCCGCGATTTCACCCAATGGACGGGGTCGGAGCGCCAGCGGCGGGCCTTGGCCGATTTTTCCCTGGTCAGCCGTTCGGTCCATGATGCCCGCTGGTTTGCCGGCGAGCGCGGTCTCACCGAAGGCCCGCATGCCGAGGCCATCGCCGACGCGCTGGGATCCCTGCTGCGGGCCGAGACAAGCTGTAACCTTTACTGGGGCGAGGACTGGGTGCCGCGCGCCGAGGCCGACCTGACGGCTAGCCGGGCGGCGCTCGCGCGGATCGGCGTCGCGGTCGGGTCAACGTCTGAAGACACCGCGCCGGTCGGCGCGGAACCGCCTGCTGCCGACGCGCCGGTCAGCGAATCGCCGGTTTTGCCGGAAACGTCCGTCGACGCTGAAGACGCCGGGATTGCGATCACCTCGAAGACCCTGGACGCGCCCGCGACGCCATCTTCGGATCAATTGTCTCATTGA